One region of Brachybacterium saurashtrense genomic DNA includes:
- a CDS encoding phosphotransferase: protein MSQTQDGSELLTGPGAGGLLRSAVGNSGGVLHSWQLDHVDHRPGRSTKALYRTQVSWPELDGPQAPAREELFGASAHIGEREKNLHVAEQTLVMTDGDINVRVWRYPHDPWLPMLPQVCYPDIVGRTLHDLGVHIGADPTQPISIDVVSYRPGRRAVLRAAQGEGAVYLKVMQPHRSGEIVDRHERLLAAGVPVPQVIAHHDGLVVLAELPGRPLARAVIDEGVDSCRAEDLVALLDRLPASMYSLPLRPPWTDSVEFYAGIVASSVPSLGPRLDALVASIRDGLTALEQRMDMRPHDVVHGDFYEAQVFVQDGKVVGLLDIDTVGPGRRADDLACLLAHLSVLADYGNAGRIDRAMQARVEEAIRTWLVTFEHRVDPTELALRAAGVVLSLATGPHRQQEAAWEAATEAIVRVAEEWATAARHAERRRHAQAGSGHGGPAPAPPAAPGPSAPSGGHRPSGPSAPAPPAGRGSIAPAPGSAAPVQQSAPPQRSAPSQAPPQHTAPQEQTAPPQHTAPPQHTAPPEHTAPPASDGGRGEHGDDSPTQERAIPTIRPE from the coding sequence ATGTCACAGACCCAGGACGGCTCCGAGCTCCTCACCGGGCCCGGCGCGGGCGGACTGCTCCGCTCGGCCGTCGGCAACTCGGGCGGGGTGCTGCACAGCTGGCAGCTGGATCACGTCGACCACCGCCCGGGACGCAGCACGAAGGCGCTGTACCGCACCCAGGTCTCCTGGCCGGAGCTGGACGGCCCTCAGGCGCCCGCCCGCGAGGAGCTGTTCGGGGCCAGCGCCCACATCGGGGAGCGCGAGAAGAATCTCCACGTGGCCGAGCAGACCCTGGTGATGACCGACGGCGACATCAACGTGCGCGTGTGGCGCTACCCCCATGACCCGTGGCTGCCGATGCTGCCGCAGGTGTGCTACCCGGACATCGTGGGCCGCACCCTCCATGACCTGGGCGTGCACATCGGCGCCGACCCGACGCAGCCGATCTCGATCGACGTGGTCTCGTACCGGCCCGGCCGCCGCGCCGTGCTGCGCGCCGCGCAGGGCGAGGGGGCGGTGTACCTCAAGGTGATGCAGCCCCACCGCAGCGGCGAGATCGTGGACCGCCACGAGCGCCTGCTGGCCGCCGGGGTGCCGGTGCCGCAGGTGATCGCCCACCACGACGGCCTGGTGGTGCTCGCGGAGCTGCCGGGCCGTCCGCTGGCCCGCGCGGTGATCGACGAGGGCGTGGACTCCTGCCGGGCGGAGGATCTGGTGGCGCTGCTGGACCGCCTGCCCGCCTCGATGTACTCGCTGCCGCTGCGCCCGCCCTGGACGGACTCCGTGGAGTTCTACGCCGGGATCGTGGCCTCTTCCGTCCCCTCGCTGGGCCCCCGGCTGGACGCCCTGGTGGCCTCGATCCGCGACGGACTGACCGCCCTGGAGCAGCGCATGGACATGCGCCCGCACGACGTGGTGCACGGCGACTTCTACGAGGCGCAGGTGTTCGTGCAGGACGGCAAGGTGGTGGGCCTGCTCGACATCGACACCGTGGGCCCCGGCCGCCGGGCCGACGACCTCGCCTGCCTGCTGGCCCATCTCAGCGTGCTCGCCGACTACGGCAACGCCGGCCGCATCGACCGCGCGATGCAGGCGCGGGTGGAGGAGGCGATCCGCACCTGGCTCGTCACCTTCGAGCACCGCGTGGACCCCACCGAGCTCGCTCTGCGCGCCGCCGGGGTGGTGCTCTCCCTGGCCACCGGGCCGCATCGCCAGCAGGAGGCCGCCTGGGAGGCCGCCACCGAGGCGATCGTGCGGGTGGCGGAGGAATGGGCCACCGCGGCCCGGCACGCGGAGCGCCGCCGCCACGCGCAGGCGGGGTCCGGGCACGGCGGGCCGGCCCCCGCACCGCCCGCGGCCCCCGGCCCGTCGGCGCCGTCGGGCGGGCATCGGCCGTCCGGACCGTCGGCGCCCGCACCGCCCGCGGGCCGAGGATCCATCGCCCCCGCCCCGGGGTCGGCCGCGCCGGTGCAGCAGTCCGCGCCGCCGCAGCGCTCCGCCCCGTCGCAGGCGCCGCCGCAGCACACCGCGCCCCAGGAGCAGACCGCACCGCCGCAGCACACGGCACCCCCGCAGCACACCGCACCGCCGGAGCACACGGCACCGCCGGCGTCGGACGGGGGCCGCGGCGAGCATGGCGACGACTCCCCCACCCAGGAGCGGGCGATCCCCACGATCCGCCCCGAGTGA
- a CDS encoding sterol carrier family protein produces MTTRRTDPEAGRRALSAWAVAPEAARRAVLAPAVRHTLEMFAEEHPGGAVELRVPPYAAVQAIAGTRHTRGTPPAVVETDAATWLALVAGDLTWEAAASEGRVHASGERSDLAALLPLPGPRRVCRTAREQETR; encoded by the coding sequence GTGACGACCCGCCGCACCGATCCCGAGGCGGGCCGCCGAGCGCTCTCCGCCTGGGCCGTCGCCCCCGAGGCGGCCCGGCGCGCCGTGCTCGCCCCCGCCGTCCGCCACACCCTGGAGATGTTCGCCGAGGAGCACCCCGGCGGCGCCGTGGAGCTGCGCGTCCCGCCGTACGCCGCCGTCCAGGCGATCGCCGGCACCCGGCACACCCGCGGCACCCCGCCCGCGGTGGTCGAGACCGACGCCGCCACCTGGCTCGCGCTGGTCGCCGGCGACCTGACCTGGGAGGCCGCTGCCTCCGAGGGCCGGGTGCACGCCAGCGGGGAGCGCAGCGACCTCGCCGCGCTGCTGCCGCTGCCGGGACCGCGCCGCGTGTGCCGCACCGCACGGGAGCAGGAGACGCGATGA
- a CDS encoding DUF3151 domain-containing protein, which yields MADRTDNLTSGNLLGIPETRLPDDFVDVQVAEELEDGDPREVASRHLDSPLAWATLAQDALSDGDAIAAYAFARTGYHRGLDALRRAGWRGQGPIPAAHAPNRGFLRALAMLGETSRRLGDEAEADRVTDFLREADPTLLG from the coding sequence ATGGCTGATCGTACCGATAACCTCACCAGCGGGAATCTCCTGGGCATTCCCGAGACCCGCCTGCCGGACGACTTCGTGGACGTGCAGGTCGCCGAGGAGCTCGAGGACGGGGACCCGCGCGAGGTCGCCTCCCGCCACCTCGACTCGCCGCTCGCCTGGGCCACGCTGGCGCAGGACGCGCTCAGCGACGGCGACGCGATCGCCGCCTACGCCTTCGCCCGCACCGGCTACCACCGCGGGCTGGACGCGCTGCGGCGCGCGGGCTGGCGCGGTCAGGGGCCGATCCCCGCCGCCCACGCCCCCAACCGCGGCTTCCTGCGGGCGCTGGCGATGCTGGGTGAGACCTCCCGCCGCCTGGGCGACGAGGCCGAGGCCGACCGGGTCACCGACTTCCTGCGCGAGGCCGATCCGACCCTGCTGGGCTGA
- a CDS encoding adenylosuccinate synthase produces the protein MPAVVIVGAQWGDEGKGKATDLLGERVDYVVKPNGGNNAGHTVVVDGEKFELKLLPAGILSPQVTPVIGNGVVVNLEALFEEIEMLSSRGVDTSRLRISANAHVVAPYHQTLDKVTERFLGKRAIGTTGRGIGPAYMDKIGRLGIRVQDLFDASILRQKIEGALRQKNELLVKLYNRRAVEVEEIVEELLSYAERLRPMVVDTTLLLNTALDRDEVVLMEGGQATFLDVDHGTYPFVTSSNPTAGGACTGTGIGPTRIDRVIGIVKAYTTRVGAGPFPTELEDKWGEYLQTTGGEVGVNTGRPRRCGWYDALMIRHAVRINGFTDIVLTKLDVLTGIDEVPICTGYDVDGVLHREMPMTQTEFHHATPVYETLPGWSEDLSQARTFEELPENARAYVKRLEELAECRISAIGVGPDRADTIAVHDLLPEASA, from the coding sequence ATGCCCGCCGTCGTGATCGTCGGAGCCCAGTGGGGCGACGAGGGGAAGGGCAAGGCCACCGATCTGCTCGGCGAGCGGGTCGACTACGTCGTCAAGCCCAACGGCGGCAACAACGCCGGGCACACGGTGGTGGTGGACGGCGAGAAGTTCGAGCTCAAGCTCCTTCCCGCCGGGATCCTCTCCCCGCAGGTCACCCCGGTGATCGGCAACGGCGTGGTGGTCAACCTGGAGGCGCTGTTCGAGGAGATCGAGATGCTCTCCTCCCGCGGCGTGGACACCTCGCGCCTGCGGATCAGCGCCAACGCCCACGTGGTGGCCCCCTACCACCAGACCCTCGACAAGGTCACCGAGCGCTTCCTCGGCAAGCGCGCGATCGGCACCACCGGTCGCGGCATCGGCCCCGCCTACATGGACAAGATCGGGCGCCTGGGCATCCGGGTGCAGGACCTCTTCGACGCCTCGATCCTGCGCCAGAAGATCGAGGGGGCGCTGCGGCAGAAGAACGAGCTGCTGGTCAAGCTCTACAACCGTCGCGCCGTCGAGGTCGAGGAGATCGTCGAGGAGCTGCTCTCCTACGCGGAGCGGCTGCGCCCGATGGTGGTGGACACCACCCTGCTGCTGAACACCGCCCTGGACCGGGACGAGGTGGTGCTGATGGAGGGCGGCCAGGCCACCTTCCTGGACGTGGACCACGGCACCTACCCGTTCGTCACCAGCTCCAACCCCACCGCGGGCGGCGCCTGCACCGGCACCGGCATCGGCCCCACCCGGATCGACCGCGTGATCGGGATCGTGAAGGCTTACACCACCCGCGTGGGCGCCGGGCCGTTCCCCACCGAGCTCGAGGACAAGTGGGGCGAGTACCTGCAGACCACCGGCGGCGAGGTGGGCGTGAACACCGGCCGCCCCCGCCGCTGCGGCTGGTACGACGCGCTGATGATCCGCCACGCGGTGCGCATCAACGGCTTCACCGACATCGTGCTCACCAAGCTCGACGTGCTCACCGGCATCGACGAGGTGCCGATCTGCACCGGCTACGACGTGGACGGCGTGCTCCACCGCGAGATGCCGATGACCCAGACGGAGTTCCACCACGCCACCCCGGTCTATGAGACCCTGCCCGGCTGGAGCGAGGACCTCTCGCAGGCGCGGACCTTCGAGGAGCTCCCCGAGAACGCGCGCGCCTACGTGAAGCGCCTCGAGGAGCTCGCCGAGTGCCGGATCAGCGCGATCGGCGTGGGCCCCGATCGGGCGGACACCATCGCCGTCCACGACCTGCTGCCCGAGGCGTCCGCCTGA